A genomic segment from Streptomyces antibioticus encodes:
- a CDS encoding VIT1/CCC1 transporter family protein → MAVIETEASLHAAHRDNHTHRDVNGGWLRPAVFGAMDGLVSNLALMTGVAGGDIGRQGLVLTGLAGLAAGAFSMAAGEYTSVASQRELVEAELDVERRELRRYPKDEEAELAALYETRGVDPDLARQVARQLSRDPEQALEIHAREELGIDPSDLPSPLVAAVSSFGAFALGALLPVLPYLLGASALWPAVLLALLGLFGCGAVVARVTARTWWFSGLRQLALGGAAAGVTYALGHLFGTAVG, encoded by the coding sequence GTGGCCGTCATCGAGACCGAGGCGTCGCTCCACGCGGCGCACCGCGACAACCACACCCACCGCGATGTGAACGGCGGCTGGCTGCGCCCCGCCGTCTTCGGCGCGATGGACGGTCTGGTCTCCAACCTCGCCCTGATGACCGGTGTCGCCGGCGGGGACATCGGCCGGCAGGGGCTCGTGCTGACCGGACTCGCCGGACTCGCGGCCGGCGCCTTCTCCATGGCGGCCGGCGAGTACACCTCCGTCGCCTCCCAGCGCGAGCTGGTCGAGGCCGAGCTGGACGTCGAGCGCCGTGAGCTGCGCCGGTACCCCAAGGACGAGGAGGCGGAGCTGGCCGCGCTCTACGAGACCCGGGGTGTCGACCCCGACCTGGCCCGGCAGGTCGCCCGGCAGTTGTCGCGCGATCCCGAACAGGCACTGGAGATCCACGCCCGCGAGGAACTGGGCATCGACCCCTCCGACCTGCCCTCGCCGCTGGTCGCGGCCGTGTCGAGCTTCGGGGCGTTCGCGCTCGGCGCGCTGCTGCCCGTCCTGCCGTATCTGCTCGGCGCGAGCGCGCTGTGGCCGGCCGTGCTGCTGGCGCTCCTCGGACTCTTCGGCTGTGGTGCGGTCGTGGCGCGGGTGACCGCGCGAACCTGGTGGTTCAGCGGACTGCGGCAGCTCGCCCTGGGCGGCGCGGCGGCCGGTGTGACCTATGCCCTGGGGCATCTGTTCGGAACGGCCGTAGGATAG